From a single Raphanus sativus cultivar WK10039 chromosome 3, ASM80110v3, whole genome shotgun sequence genomic region:
- the LOC130509698 gene encoding auxin transporter-like protein 2 — protein sequence MSIKETEEGIMEDEIEPRGSMKSFLWHGGSVYDAWFSCASNQVAQVLLTLPYSFSQMGMASGVILQVFYGFMGSWTAYLISVLYVEYRTRKEKQNVNFNNHVIQWFEVLDGLLGPYWKSIGLTFNCTFLLFGSVIQLIACASNVYYINDKLDKRTWTYIFGACCATTVFIPSFHNYRIWSFLGLGMTTYTAWYLTIAALVHGQVEGVTHSAPTKPVLYFTGATNILYTFGGHAVTVEIMHAMWRPRKFKYIYLMATLYVFTLTIPSAASVYWAFGDELLTHANAFSLFPSSPWRDAAVILMLIHQIITFGFACTPLYFVWEKVIGMHDTNSILLRAITRLPVVIPIWFLAIIFPFFGPINSAVGALLVTFTVYIIPSLAHILTYRSASSRQNAAEKPPAVIGGWRGAFVVNVVVVVWVFVVGFGLGGWASMTNFIKQVDTFGLFAKCYQCPPRH from the exons ATGTCGATTAAGGAAACAGAAGAAGGAATAATGGAGGATGAGATTGAACCGAGAGGAAGCATGAAGAGCTTTCTATGGCATGGTGGTTCTGTTTATGATGCTTGGTTTAGCTGTGCATCAAACCAG GTTGCTCAAGTTCTATTGACACTACCTTATTCATTTTCGCAAATGGGGATGGCATCAGGTGTAATTCTGCAGGTTTTCTACGGTTTTATGGGAAGCTGGACAGCTTATCTCATCAGTGTTCTCTACGTTGAGTACAGAACTCGAAAAGAGAAACAGAATGTTAACTTCAACAACCATGTCATTCAG TGGTTCGAAGTTTTAGATGGTCTGCTTGGTCCATATTGGAAATCAATAGGGTTAACGTTCAACTGCACATTCCTCCTCTTTGGTTCTGTTATCCAACTCATCGCATGTGCAAG TAACGTATATTATATAAACGATAAGCTGGACAAGAGGACATGGACTTACATATTCGGAGCGTGTTGTGCAACCACAGTATTTATTCCATCATTTCACAACTACAGGATATGGTCCTTTCTCGGTCTTGGCATGACCACTTACACCGCTTGGTACCTTACCATTGCGGCTCTAGTCCACGGCCAGGTCGAAGGAGTGACTCATTCCGCTCCAACTAAGCCCGTTCTGTATTTCACAGGAGCCACTAATATATTGTACACTTTTGGTGGCCACGCTGTTACAGT GGAGATAATGCATGCAATGTGGAGACCTAGAAAGTTCAAGTACATATACCTAATGGCTACACTTTATGTCTTCACCTTAACCATACCATCAGCTGCTTCCGTGTACTGGGCCTTTGGAGATGAGCTTCTCACACATGCTAATGCCTTCTCCCTCTTTCCTAGCTCACCATGGCGCGACGCTGCAGTTATCCTCATGCTCATCCACCAG ATTATTACGTTCGGGTTCGCATGCACGCCACTATATTTCGTGTGGGAGAAAGTAATCGGAATGCACGACACAAATAGCATTCTGTTACGAGCCATTACAAGGTTACCAGTGGTGATTCCAATATGGTTCTTAGCCATAATATTTCCTTTCTTCGGTCCAATTAACTCAGCTGTTGGTGCACTCCTAGTCACATTCACCGTCTACATCATCCCATCACTCGCTCACATCCTCACTTACCGCTCTGCTTCTTCCCGTCAAAACGCGGCCGAGAAGCCACCGGCGGTGATTGGCGGGTGGAGAGGTGCATTTGTGGTGaacgtggtggtggtggtttggGTATTTGTGGTTGGTTTCGGTTTAGGAGGATGGGCGAGCATGACTAATTTCATTAAACAAGTTGATACTTTTGGCCTCTTTGCAAAGTGTTATCAGTGTCCTCCTCGTCACTGA